Proteins from a single region of Chitinophagales bacterium:
- a CDS encoding T9SS C-terminal target domain-containing protein translates to MHNYTKTIIFSFLLVITFSVAKSQQNLNLSLEPLTIQNLGGIQAYAFGQYNGKWLIVGGRLDGLHQRQPFAAFDIAGHNTNIYVVDPENQQIWTSSISALPTSISEQLSSTNMQFIQEGNYLYCIGGYGYSNTFSDHVTYNSLTAIDVPNTINAIINGTNFTSFFRQINDNEFQVTGGRLDKIGQNYYLLGGQNFIGRYNPMGPNNGPGFIQEYTNEIRIFTITDDGTNINITHLSPYTDTVNLHRRDYNALPQIMPNGKEGITMFSGVFQYIADVPFLNCVNIDSSGYTVNNNFQQFYNHYHCPAIPLYTEQNNMMHNVFFGGIAQYYDNNGTLVQDDNVPFVNTIANVTRDANGTMLETKLNIEMPNLLGASAEFIPNLNLKHYENGVIKLDSIPNQKTLLGYIYGGIASTAPNIFFINDGTQSSASNVIYKVFIEQTDTTGIAIYNTINDIKPILYPNPNKGLLNINFSTKTKNEIKIDIKNVEQKIVYSNTVKPKNIGENAITLTLNNLLTDNIYFIDLIIDGKAHTQKLILNK, encoded by the coding sequence ATGCATAATTATACTAAAACAATTATTTTTTCTTTTCTACTGGTCATTACTTTTTCGGTTGCCAAATCTCAGCAAAACTTAAACCTAAGCCTTGAACCTTTAACTATACAAAATTTAGGAGGCATACAAGCTTACGCCTTTGGGCAGTATAATGGAAAATGGCTTATAGTAGGCGGTCGCCTTGATGGTTTGCACCAAAGACAACCTTTTGCTGCTTTTGATATAGCCGGACACAATACTAATATTTATGTTGTTGACCCCGAAAACCAACAAATATGGACTTCAAGTATCAGTGCTTTGCCTACAAGCATAAGCGAACAACTAAGTTCTACCAATATGCAATTTATACAAGAAGGCAATTATTTATACTGCATTGGTGGCTATGGGTATAGCAATACTTTTAGCGACCATGTAACCTACAATTCTTTGACTGCTATAGATGTACCCAATACCATTAATGCTATTATCAACGGTACAAATTTTACTTCATTTTTTAGACAAATAAATGATAACGAATTTCAAGTTACAGGAGGAAGATTAGACAAAATAGGTCAAAATTATTATTTGCTTGGAGGTCAAAATTTTATAGGAAGATACAACCCCATGGGACCAAATAATGGACCCGGTTTTATTCAAGAATATACTAACGAAATTAGAATATTTACCATAACTGATGACGGCACAAATATCAACATCACACATTTATCTCCTTATACCGATACTGTAAATTTGCACAGAAGAGATTATAATGCTCTGCCCCAAATAATGCCTAATGGCAAAGAGGGTATCACAATGTTTTCAGGAGTGTTTCAATATATTGCAGATGTTCCTTTTTTAAACTGTGTAAATATTGATTCTTCGGGTTATACCGTAAACAATAATTTCCAACAGTTTTACAATCACTATCACTGCCCGGCTATACCGCTATATACTGAGCAAAATAATATGATGCACAATGTATTTTTTGGAGGAATAGCTCAATACTACGATAATAACGGTACTTTAGTACAGGACGACAATGTGCCTTTTGTTAACACGATAGCCAATGTAACAAGAGATGCAAACGGCACTATGTTAGAAACAAAATTAAATATTGAAATGCCTAACTTACTGGGTGCAAGTGCAGAATTTATACCTAATTTGAATTTAAAACATTATGAAAATGGCGTAATTAAATTAGATAGCATACCAAATCAAAAAACACTCTTAGGCTATATTTATGGAGGCATTGCCAGTACTGCTCCTAACATATTTTTTATAAATGACGGCACGCAGAGTAGTGCCAGCAATGTAATTTATAAAGTATTTATAGAACAAACAGACACAACAGGAATTGCTATTTATAATACTATAAATGATATTAAACCTATACTTTACCCTAATCCAAATAAAGGATTATTAAATATTAATTTCAGCACTAAAACTAAGAACGAAATTAAAATAGATATTAAAAACGTAGAGCAAAAAATAGTGTATTCTAATACCGTAAAACCAAAAAATATTGGCGAAAATGCCATTACACTAACATTAAACAATCTATTAACTGACAATATTTATTTTATTGATTTAATAATAGACGGGAAAGCACATACTCAAAAGTTGATATTAAATAAATAG
- a CDS encoding DUF3822 family protein has protein sequence MIFNNPSQSRESILIVEWDKHSLSFSVFHEPTNRVLATKVIDVNFDFYQSSRQEIDKFLKSNDIFAYNFLKVIVVVNSPFYALAPKNIEDINALEQILKLNVNVPSGILKYKKEVLKSTVYNLVFAYPTYVENAFTELFPNIKFVHINAVLIDMLTSYSKANSIFNVHLSLNKLDVSLWSENALKFHNTFEIATAEDVVYYTLNVMQELNLNTERTQVYYSGAFEAGGEKIELLSNYIKFLSPLERTNKINYSSHVEAMPAHYFVHHYNLCI, from the coding sequence TTGATTTTTAACAATCCATCTCAAAGTAGAGAAAGTATATTAATAGTAGAATGGGACAAACATAGTTTGTCCTTTTCTGTTTTTCATGAGCCTACTAACAGAGTTTTGGCTACTAAAGTAATAGACGTAAATTTTGATTTTTACCAAAGTTCAAGGCAAGAAATTGATAAATTTTTAAAATCAAACGACATTTTTGCGTATAATTTTTTGAAAGTTATTGTTGTAGTAAATTCCCCATTTTATGCTTTAGCTCCTAAAAATATAGAAGATATAAATGCTTTAGAGCAAATACTAAAACTTAATGTAAATGTACCTTCGGGGATATTAAAGTATAAGAAAGAAGTTTTAAAATCTACGGTCTATAATTTGGTTTTTGCTTATCCTACTTATGTAGAAAATGCTTTTACAGAACTTTTTCCTAACATAAAATTTGTACATATTAATGCTGTATTAATAGACATGCTAACATCGTACAGTAAAGCCAATTCTATTTTTAATGTACATTTATCATTAAATAAATTAGATGTTAGTTTATGGAGCGAAAATGCCTTAAAGTTCCACAATACTTTTGAAATAGCCACAGCAGAAGATGTGGTTTACTATACTTTAAATGTAATGCAAGAGTTAAATTTGAATACCGAAAGAACTCAGGTTTATTACAGTGGAGCTTTTGAAGCAGGAGGAGAAAAAATAGAATTATTAAGTAACTACATAAAGTTTTTAAGTCCTTTAGAGCGAACCAATAAAATAAACTACAGTAGTCATGTAGAGGCTATGCCAGCTCATTATTTTGTTCATCATTATAATTTGTGTATATGA
- a CDS encoding competence/damage-inducible protein A has translation MKVSIITIGDEILNGTTINTNSAFLGEICTLHGLEIIAGHAVPDTKTGITNGIKTAWQNADIILVTGGLGPTKDDITKETLASFFNCEMVFNPSVFKTIEDYFAKRGKKQVELNRKLAYIPEKCELITNEKGTAFGMWFKEKNKVLVSMPGVPHEMKFMFENHILPKIKSSFSLPTIINKYIMCSGIGESRIYEKIEDIENSLPPHIKLAYLPSLGYVKLRLTYKNETKDTEKEQELIYFQNEIVNRIKKYVFSLNENDNLANVVGKLLLEKKATVSTAESCTGGYIAHLLTSNAGSSAYYEGSVIAYSYDVKKTELGVQQQTLEKYGAVSEETVREMLEGLLKKTNTTYGIAVSGIAGPGGGLPGKPVGTVWIAVGDKNNMTIKKFELTKERTYNIKISSHTALNMLRNFILESN, from the coding sequence ATGAAAGTTAGCATAATAACCATAGGAGACGAAATATTAAATGGTACAACCATCAACACCAATAGTGCCTTTTTAGGCGAAATTTGCACCTTGCACGGGCTTGAAATTATAGCCGGGCACGCTGTACCCGATACCAAAACAGGTATTACTAATGGCATAAAAACAGCATGGCAAAACGCTGATATTATATTAGTAACCGGTGGCTTGGGCCCTACTAAAGATGATATAACCAAAGAAACACTTGCCTCATTTTTTAATTGCGAAATGGTTTTTAACCCTTCGGTATTCAAAACTATAGAAGATTATTTTGCTAAAAGAGGGAAAAAACAAGTGGAATTAAATAGAAAACTTGCCTATATACCCGAAAAATGTGAATTGATAACTAATGAAAAAGGAACAGCCTTTGGTATGTGGTTTAAAGAAAAAAACAAAGTTTTAGTTTCTATGCCTGGAGTGCCACACGAAATGAAATTTATGTTTGAAAACCATATTTTGCCCAAAATAAAAAGTAGTTTTTCATTGCCTACCATTATTAATAAATACATAATGTGCTCGGGAATTGGAGAAAGTAGAATTTATGAAAAAATAGAAGATATAGAAAATAGCTTACCACCGCACATTAAATTAGCTTATTTGCCCAGTTTAGGATATGTAAAACTACGACTTACCTACAAAAATGAAACTAAAGACACTGAAAAAGAACAAGAACTAATTTATTTTCAAAATGAAATAGTAAATAGAATAAAAAAGTACGTTTTTAGCCTTAATGAAAATGATAATTTAGCCAATGTAGTAGGCAAATTATTACTTGAAAAAAAAGCAACTGTTTCTACAGCCGAAAGTTGTACGGGCGGCTATATTGCTCATTTGCTAACAAGCAATGCAGGAAGTTCTGCATACTACGAAGGTTCTGTAATAGCCTATAGCTATGATGTTAAAAAAACAGAATTGGGCGTACAGCAGCAAACTTTAGAAAAATATGGAGCCGTAAGTGAAGAAACAGTAAGAGAAATGCTGGAGGGTTTATTAAAGAAAACAAATACAACTTACGGTATAGCCGTTAGTGGTATAGCAGGCCCGGGTGGTGGCTTGCCCGGCAAACCCGTAGGCACAGTTTGGATAGCCGTGGGAGATAAAAATAATATGACCATAAAGAAATTTGAACTGACAAAAGAAAGGACATACAATATTAAAATATCATCTCATACGGCTTTAAATATGCTAAGGAATTTCATTTTAGAGAGCAACTAA
- a CDS encoding diphosphomevalonate decarboxylase yields MEGIKNATLTLSNAKGKTEGKVRWQSPSNIALVKYWGKYGNQLPKNPSVSFTLKNARTEMEVHYAKGSGKVKLFFEGKRNEAFEKRIEKFIKSVADVSPFYVELDYEIHSLNTFPHSAGIASSASAMSALCCALCEIENTLFQNLNNNEDFKQKASYLSRLASGSASRSVYPKLAMWGKHTDFVKSSDLYAIDVSHEVDKIFHTFKNSILIASAKEKSVSSSAGHQLMENNPFAEVRFKQANDNLATLMLAMKNADMDSFIRIVEEEALTLHALMMTSNPSFILMQPNTITLINKLRAFREVTKLPVCFTLDAGPNLHVLYPKNIEKEVQHFIQTEMKPYCENGLIIEDEVGEGSSSNF; encoded by the coding sequence ATGGAAGGAATAAAAAATGCAACATTAACATTGAGCAATGCTAAAGGAAAAACTGAAGGAAAAGTGAGATGGCAAAGTCCATCAAATATTGCATTAGTTAAATACTGGGGTAAATATGGAAATCAGTTGCCTAAAAATCCATCGGTAAGTTTTACTTTAAAAAATGCCCGAACAGAAATGGAAGTGCATTATGCTAAGGGAAGTGGTAAAGTAAAGTTGTTTTTTGAGGGCAAAAGAAATGAAGCTTTTGAAAAACGTATAGAAAAATTTATAAAAAGCGTAGCAGATGTTAGTCCTTTTTATGTAGAGTTAGATTATGAGATACATTCATTAAATACCTTTCCTCATTCGGCAGGCATAGCTTCTTCAGCTTCTGCAATGTCGGCTTTATGCTGTGCTTTATGCGAAATAGAAAACACTTTGTTTCAAAACCTTAACAACAACGAAGATTTTAAACAAAAAGCATCTTACTTAAGTCGTTTAGCAAGTGGTTCGGCTTCTCGTTCTGTCTATCCTAAATTAGCTATGTGGGGCAAGCATACAGATTTTGTAAAAAGCTCAGATTTATACGCTATAGATGTTAGCCATGAGGTAGATAAAATATTTCATACATTTAAAAACAGTATTTTAATAGCTTCTGCAAAAGAAAAATCGGTAAGTAGCAGTGCAGGGCATCAATTAATGGAAAATAATCCTTTTGCTGAAGTTAGATTTAAGCAAGCTAATGATAATTTAGCCACTTTAATGCTGGCAATGAAAAATGCCGATATGGATAGTTTTATTAGAATAGTAGAGGAGGAGGCACTTACGCTTCATGCTTTAATGATGACATCTAACCCCAGTTTTATTTTAATGCAGCCCAATACTATTACCTTAATTAATAAGTTAAGAGCATTTAGAGAAGTAACAAAATTGCCCGTTTGCTTTACTTTAGATGCCGGACCAAATTTGCACGTACTTTATCCTAAAAATATAGAGAAAGAAGTACAACATTTTATACAAACAGAAATGAAACCATACTGCGAAAATGGTTTAATAATAGAAGATGAAGTAGGAGAGGGAAGTAGTAGTAATTTTTAG
- a CDS encoding phenylalanine 4-monooxygenase, whose translation MLKNRDPYEFPKDELKQEYNKYTNDDHEVWQILYSRQEEALKDNATKDFFEGMKLCGFASDKIPHIETVNDNLLKATGWQTYVVPGLIADKPFFQFLANKRFPVTTWIRKKHELEYLEEPDMFHDVYAHVPLLSIQSFVDFVQGLAKIALKHIENAEAVELLSRLYWFTVEFGLINEDNHLKIYGAGILSSIGESDYSVHDKNVPRYPYDVRHIFRTPYYKHDFQKQYFVIDSYEQLYESLDHIEEILEDELEKENVKINN comes from the coding sequence ATGCTAAAGAACAGAGATCCATACGAGTTTCCCAAAGACGAATTAAAGCAAGAATATAATAAATATACGAATGACGACCATGAGGTATGGCAAATTTTATATTCAAGACAGGAAGAAGCACTAAAAGACAATGCTACCAAAGATTTTTTTGAAGGTATGAAACTCTGTGGTTTTGCCAGCGATAAAATACCACATATAGAAACCGTAAACGATAACTTACTTAAAGCCACAGGCTGGCAAACTTATGTAGTACCAGGTTTAATAGCAGATAAACCATTTTTTCAATTTTTGGCAAACAAACGTTTTCCAGTAACCACTTGGATAAGAAAAAAGCACGAATTAGAATATCTTGAAGAGCCGGATATGTTTCATGACGTATATGCCCATGTGCCACTATTGAGCATACAAAGTTTTGTAGATTTTGTGCAAGGACTGGCAAAAATAGCTTTAAAGCACATAGAAAATGCCGAAGCAGTAGAATTATTGAGTAGATTGTATTGGTTTACCGTAGAATTTGGTTTAATAAATGAAGACAATCATTTAAAGATATACGGAGCAGGCATTTTATCTTCCATTGGAGAGTCAGATTACTCGGTACACGATAAAAACGTACCACGCTACCCGTATGATGTACGCCATATTTTTAGAACACCCTACTACAAGCACGATTTTCAAAAACAATATTTTGTTATTGACAGCTATGAACAGCTTTACGAAAGCTTAGACCATATTGAAGAAATATTGGAAGATGAGCTTGAAAAAGAAAATGTGAAAATTAACAATTAA
- a CDS encoding DUF4197 domain-containing protein, with amino-acid sequence MTKKFLSILFALALLTSGCESAQQLLQGASDVLTGSSTTPTSSEVSGGLKQALEVGISAGANRLAKTDGYYGNSLVKILFPPEAQKVENTLRQMGLGSMVDKAVVSLNRAAEDAAKQAAPIFVSAIKQMTFNDAMNILLGSNDAATNYLNKATYSQLQSKFTPVIQNSLNKVNATTYWSEVVTRYNQIPLVEDVNPDLTAYVTQKALDGLFKMVAKEELQIRENVSSRSTDLLQKVFGYADSKK; translated from the coding sequence ATGACTAAGAAATTTTTATCCATTTTATTTGCATTGGCACTTTTAACAAGTGGATGCGAATCTGCACAGCAACTTTTACAAGGAGCAAGTGATGTTTTAACGGGCAGCAGCACTACACCCACCAGTAGCGAAGTTAGCGGAGGACTAAAGCAGGCTTTAGAAGTAGGTATTTCCGCAGGAGCTAATCGTTTGGCTAAAACAGACGGCTATTACGGAAATTCTTTGGTTAAAATTTTATTTCCACCAGAAGCACAAAAAGTAGAAAACACACTACGTCAAATGGGTTTGGGCAGTATGGTAGATAAAGCAGTGGTATCGTTAAACAGAGCCGCAGAAGATGCCGCTAAGCAAGCAGCACCTATTTTTGTTTCGGCTATTAAGCAAATGACTTTTAATGATGCCATGAACATACTTTTGGGAAGCAATGATGCCGCTACAAATTATTTAAACAAAGCAACTTATAGTCAGCTACAATCTAAATTTACGCCAGTTATACAAAATAGTTTAAACAAAGTAAATGCTACAACTTATTGGAGCGAAGTAGTAACAAGATATAACCAAATTCCTTTGGTAGAAGATGTAAATCCGGATTTAACAGCTTATGTTACACAAAAAGCCTTAGACGGTTTATTTAAAATGGTAGCAAAAGAAGAACTGCAAATAAGAGAAAATGTGAGTTCAAGAAGTACAGATTTACTACAAAAAGTATTTGGATACGCAGATAGTAAAAAATAA
- a CDS encoding RsmD family RNA methyltransferase, producing MRIIAGKYGGRFLKTPEFAPTRPTTNIAKEALFNTLNNYYNFDKIAYLDLFGGTGQLSFEMASRGCTDITTVEMHPPCVNFIEKTRDELEIEGMQVVAMDIFKFIPIANRQYDLIFAGPPYPLPNLDEIPDLIFEYNLVEGEGWFILEHNPQHNFKNHKHFYKKKKYGQTIFSIFTNAGKE from the coding sequence ATGAGAATTATAGCAGGAAAATATGGTGGAAGATTTTTAAAAACGCCCGAGTTTGCCCCTACACGACCTACTACTAATATAGCTAAAGAAGCCTTATTCAATACGCTAAATAATTATTACAATTTTGATAAAATAGCTTATTTAGATTTATTTGGTGGAACAGGACAGTTGTCTTTTGAAATGGCATCAAGAGGCTGTACCGATATTACCACCGTAGAAATGCACCCGCCTTGTGTCAATTTTATAGAAAAAACAAGAGATGAATTAGAAATAGAAGGAATGCAGGTGGTAGCTATGGATATTTTTAAATTTATACCGATAGCTAATAGGCAGTATGATTTAATATTTGCAGGGCCACCATATCCTTTACCTAATTTAGATGAAATACCCGATTTAATATTTGAATATAATTTAGTAGAGGGTGAAGGCTGGTTTATTTTAGAACATAATCCGCAGCACAATTTTAAAAATCACAAGCATTTTTATAAGAAGAAAAAATATGGGCAAACCATTTTTAGTATCTTTACCAATGCAGGAAAAGAATAA
- a CDS encoding hydroxymethylglutaryl-CoA reductase, degradative — protein MSKGKKISGFSKLTKTEKIQWLAQNFLYTNPIDLAKDFASFWHDNVEAQKVFEGFSENTVSNFHMPFGIAPNFLINGNDYAVPMVTEESSVVAACANAAKYWYEKGGFKAEVVNSVKLGHVHFAYNGNGDKLKSFFPQLKTKLIEGVKDITQNMEKRGGGVLDIELLDLTAKEENLYQLKCSFETVDSMGANFINSCLERFAEILIDEIQLSPQFTIKEKDVQIIMSILSNYTPDCVVRAEVSCPIQELGYFNDGAMKPEVFASKFEKAIKIAEIDSYRATTHNKGIMNGIDAVVIATGNDFRAVEACAHTYAAKTGTYRSLTHCSIKNNIFRFWIEVPLALGTVGGLTGLHPLAKKSMELMGNPKAHELMKIVACVGLAQNFAAVKSLTTTGIQAGHMKMHLNNILSQFHATEEEVEKVIAYFKDKVVSFSAVREYLDFIRTA, from the coding sequence ATGTCTAAAGGAAAAAAGATATCAGGTTTTTCAAAACTGACTAAAACCGAAAAAATACAATGGTTGGCACAAAACTTTTTATATACCAATCCTATTGATTTGGCTAAAGATTTTGCCAGCTTTTGGCACGATAATGTTGAAGCTCAAAAAGTATTTGAAGGTTTTAGCGAAAATACAGTTTCTAATTTTCACATGCCATTTGGTATAGCTCCTAATTTTTTAATAAACGGAAATGATTATGCCGTACCTATGGTTACAGAAGAAAGTTCTGTAGTGGCGGCTTGTGCTAATGCCGCAAAATATTGGTACGAAAAAGGTGGATTTAAAGCAGAGGTAGTTAACTCTGTAAAATTAGGACACGTACATTTTGCTTATAATGGGAATGGAGATAAGTTAAAATCATTTTTTCCTCAGTTAAAAACTAAATTAATAGAGGGTGTAAAAGATATAACTCAAAACATGGAAAAACGCGGTGGTGGTGTTTTGGATATAGAATTACTTGATTTAACGGCTAAAGAAGAAAACTTATACCAGCTAAAATGTAGTTTTGAAACCGTTGACTCTATGGGAGCCAATTTTATCAATTCTTGCTTAGAACGCTTTGCCGAAATTCTGATAGATGAAATTCAGTTATCGCCACAGTTTACTATAAAAGAAAAAGATGTTCAAATAATAATGTCTATTCTTTCTAATTATACGCCAGATTGTGTGGTGCGAGCAGAAGTGAGTTGCCCTATACAAGAATTGGGATATTTTAATGACGGAGCAATGAAACCGGAAGTATTTGCTTCAAAATTTGAGAAAGCTATTAAGATAGCAGAAATAGATTCTTACCGAGCTACTACACACAATAAAGGCATAATGAATGGCATAGATGCCGTGGTAATAGCTACAGGAAATGATTTTAGAGCCGTAGAAGCTTGTGCCCATACTTATGCCGCCAAAACAGGTACTTACAGAAGTTTAACGCATTGCTCTATTAAAAATAATATTTTTAGATTTTGGATAGAAGTACCTTTAGCTTTAGGTACGGTGGGCGGTTTAACAGGCTTACATCCTTTGGCTAAAAAATCAATGGAATTAATGGGTAATCCTAAAGCTCATGAACTAATGAAAATAGTGGCTTGCGTAGGATTAGCTCAAAATTTTGCAGCCGTAAAATCGCTAACAACAACAGGCATACAAGCCGGACACATGAAAATGCACCTAAATAATATTTTAAGTCAGTTTCATGCCACAGAAGAAGAGGTGGAAAAAGTCATTGCTTACTTTAAAGATAAAGTAGTTTCTTTTAGTGCAGTTAGAGAGTATCTTGATTTTATAAGAACGGCATAA
- a CDS encoding DUF349 domain-containing protein, which translates to MEEQEKEELIEQKEAEAKEEIRENLSKEDIIGQLEVLAKNEDAFSVRKEVKNLMNNFSELTRAEKDLQEKAFYNKEDKEEGEKFEFVSNPLDNRFVELKNIYNDNLDKAKAQKKKEEKENFETKKALLEELKTLVESGMQNAGSAFQKFYEIRDNWDATGEVNKANFKELQSDYSLYRDKFYYNVDIFNELKSYDFKKNGEQKNAVIDELQQLQNQPSIKKMEQTVKELQSKWDQIGPTSNEQWENLKNRYWDNVNAVYEKIKEHYQAMRDKQALALENKTNLAGQLEILNTELDTYNSPQQWSEVNNIVNELHNKWKAEDYAGKGKEDTLWEKFSALTDEVRSKASTYFGALKDENKRIEDAKEKLIAKAEEIKNSTDWRNTTQAFIKLQNDWKQIGQTVYKKDQELWEKFRGVCDEFFTAKKHYFDTLDDRQEENLKVKNDIAKKIAESANKAELEALIKEWQTVGYVPKKEIKNADNLFNASVQKAAKKLELQGESIQNIKFKAKIEAIKEDDNAGSKLKSERRFVQGKIEKLKEEINRYEENMSFFGNSKGSLKLKEVVEKKIAVSVAELENWEKKLKMLK; encoded by the coding sequence ATGGAAGAACAAGAAAAAGAAGAATTAATAGAACAAAAAGAAGCTGAGGCAAAAGAAGAGATAAGAGAAAATTTATCTAAAGAAGATATTATTGGGCAGTTAGAAGTTTTAGCTAAAAATGAAGATGCATTTTCTGTGAGAAAGGAAGTGAAAAATTTAATGAATAATTTTTCTGAATTGACGAGAGCAGAAAAAGATTTGCAAGAAAAGGCTTTTTATAACAAAGAAGATAAAGAAGAAGGCGAAAAATTTGAATTTGTTTCTAATCCATTAGATAATAGATTTGTTGAGCTAAAAAATATATACAACGATAATTTAGACAAAGCAAAAGCCCAAAAGAAAAAAGAAGAAAAAGAGAATTTTGAAACTAAAAAAGCTTTATTAGAAGAACTTAAAACTTTGGTAGAAAGTGGAATGCAAAATGCAGGAAGTGCTTTTCAAAAGTTTTATGAAATAAGAGATAATTGGGATGCTACTGGCGAAGTAAATAAAGCAAACTTTAAGGAACTACAGTCTGATTATAGTTTGTACCGAGATAAATTTTACTATAATGTTGACATTTTTAATGAGCTTAAATCTTACGATTTTAAAAAGAATGGCGAGCAAAAAAATGCCGTTATAGATGAGTTGCAACAACTTCAAAATCAGCCATCTATTAAAAAGATGGAGCAAACTGTTAAGGAACTGCAAAGCAAATGGGATCAAATAGGCCCAACAAGCAATGAGCAGTGGGAAAACTTAAAAAATAGGTATTGGGATAATGTTAATGCTGTTTATGAAAAAATAAAAGAGCATTATCAGGCAATGCGAGATAAGCAGGCATTGGCTTTAGAAAACAAAACAAATTTAGCGGGGCAGTTAGAAATATTAAATACAGAATTAGACACCTACAATAGTCCGCAGCAGTGGAGTGAAGTAAACAATATAGTAAACGAACTGCACAATAAATGGAAAGCAGAAGATTATGCAGGAAAAGGTAAAGAAGACACACTTTGGGAGAAATTTAGTGCTTTAACAGATGAAGTTAGGAGCAAGGCAAGTACTTATTTTGGAGCATTGAAAGATGAAAACAAGCGTATAGAAGATGCCAAAGAAAAATTAATTGCTAAAGCAGAGGAGATTAAAAATTCTACAGATTGGAGAAATACAACGCAAGCGTTTATTAAGCTACAAAACGATTGGAAGCAAATAGGACAAACGGTTTACAAGAAAGACCAAGAGCTTTGGGAGAAATTTAGAGGAGTTTGTGATGAGTTTTTTACTGCTAAAAAACATTATTTTGATACTTTAGATGACCGCCAAGAGGAAAACTTAAAGGTAAAAAATGACATAGCTAAAAAAATAGCAGAAAGTGCTAATAAAGCAGAATTGGAAGCTTTAATAAAAGAATGGCAAACGGTGGGTTATGTTCCTAAAAAAGAAATTAAGAATGCCGATAATTTATTTAATGCATCTGTACAAAAAGCGGCTAAAAAATTAGAATTACAAGGCGAATCTATACAAAATATAAAATTTAAAGCTAAGATAGAAGCTATAAAAGAAGATGATAATGCCGGTTCTAAATTAAAATCTGAAAGACGTTTTGTGCAGGGAAAAATAGAAAAACTAAAGGAAGAAATAAACCGCTATGAGGAGAATATGTCTTTCTTTGGCAATTCAAAAGGCTCTTTAAAACTTAAAGAAGTGGTAGAAAAAAAGATAGCCGTTTCAGTAGCAGAATTAGAAAATTGGGAGAAAAAATTGAAAATGCTAAAATAA
- the coaD gene encoding pantetheine-phosphate adenylyltransferase — translation MSKIAVFPGSFDPITIGHEDIVKRAVPLFDKIIVAIGVNTQKKYLFDLATRMKCLEKVFSKYKNVEIDTYEGLTINFCKTKGANYILRGIRSAADFEYEKTIAHLNHAMDEDLETILILAKAELGSISSTIVREIIKGNGDVSKFVPKEIISTIKSYKF, via the coding sequence ATGAGTAAAATAGCTGTTTTTCCGGGTTCGTTTGACCCCATAACCATAGGACATGAAGATATAGTAAAGCGTGCCGTTCCTTTATTTGATAAAATTATTGTAGCTATTGGCGTAAACACGCAAAAAAAGTATTTGTTTGATTTAGCAACAAGAATGAAGTGTTTAGAAAAAGTTTTTTCAAAATACAAAAATGTAGAAATAGACACTTATGAAGGCTTAACCATAAATTTTTGTAAAACAAAAGGAGCCAATTATATACTAAGAGGCATACGCTCTGCTGCCGACTTTGAGTACGAAAAAACCATAGCACACCTCAACCACGCTATGGACGAAGATTTAGAAACCATATTAATATTAGCCAAAGCAGAATTAGGCTCAATATCATCTACCATAGTACGCGAAATAATAAAAGGCAATGGCGATGTAAGCAAATTTGTACCAAAAGAGATAATAAGTACTATTAAGAGCTATAAGTTTTAG